The [Pseudomonas] carboxydohydrogena genome includes a window with the following:
- the rplC gene encoding 50S ribosomal protein L3: MRSGVIAQKVGMTRVFTEAGEHIPVTVLKLGNCQVVGHRTKDKNGYTALQLGSGARKSVYMPKAERGQFAVAKVEPKRKVVEFRVSDDAVIPVGAEITADHFVAGQFVDVTGTSVGKGFAGGMKRWNFGGLRATHGVSVSHRSIGSTGGRQDPGKTFKNKKMPGHMGVDRITTLNLRVVQTDVERGLLLVEGAVPGSKGGWITVRDAVKKPLPKEAAKPGKFKLAEGGDKAAPAAEATAGEGA, from the coding sequence ATGCGCTCCGGAGTGATCGCACAAAAGGTCGGGATGACGCGGGTCTTTACGGAGGCCGGCGAACATATTCCTGTGACCGTGCTGAAGCTGGGCAACTGTCAGGTTGTCGGCCACCGCACCAAGGACAAGAACGGCTACACCGCGCTCCAGCTCGGTTCGGGCGCTCGCAAGTCCGTTTACATGCCGAAGGCCGAACGCGGACAGTTCGCGGTCGCCAAGGTCGAACCCAAGCGCAAGGTCGTGGAATTCCGCGTCAGCGATGATGCTGTGATCCCGGTCGGTGCCGAAATCACCGCCGATCACTTCGTCGCCGGCCAGTTCGTCGATGTCACCGGCACTTCGGTCGGTAAGGGCTTCGCGGGCGGCATGAAGCGCTGGAATTTCGGCGGTCTGCGCGCCACCCACGGCGTCTCGGTTTCGCACCGCTCGATCGGTTCGACCGGTGGCCGTCAGGACCCGGGCAAGACCTTCAAGAACAAGAAGATGCCCGGTCACATGGGTGTCGATCGCATCACCACGCTGAACCTGCGCGTGGTCCAGACCGATGTCGAGCGCGGCTTGCTGCTCGTCGAAGGTGCCGTTCCCGGTTCTAAGGGCGGCTGGATCACCGTGCGCGATGCCGTCAAGAAGCCGCTTCCGAAGGAAGCTGCGAAGCCGGGCAAGTTCAAGCTCGCCGAAGGCGGCGACAAGGCTGCGCCTGCCGCAGAAGCGACTGCCGGGGAGGGCGCGTGA
- the rplD gene encoding 50S ribosomal protein L4 — MELNVTTLEGKAAGSVNLSDEIFGLEPRKDIIQRVVNWQLAKRQAGTHKAKGRAEVWRTGKKMYKQKGTGGARHGSARVPQFRGGGRAFGPVVRSHAHDLPKKVRQLGLRHALSAKAKDGGLVVIDNAELKDAKTKALIGHFSGLGLTSALIVDGTEVNNGFAQAARNIPHIDVLPIQGINVYDILRRQKLVLTKAAVDALEARFK; from the coding sequence ATGGAACTGAACGTCACAACTCTTGAAGGCAAGGCTGCGGGTTCGGTGAACCTGTCGGACGAGATCTTCGGTCTCGAGCCGCGCAAGGACATCATCCAGCGCGTCGTCAACTGGCAGCTCGCCAAGCGTCAGGCCGGCACGCACAAGGCCAAGGGCCGTGCGGAAGTCTGGCGCACCGGCAAGAAGATGTACAAGCAGAAGGGCACCGGCGGTGCTCGTCACGGCTCGGCCCGCGTGCCGCAGTTCCGTGGCGGTGGCCGCGCGTTCGGTCCCGTCGTGCGCAGCCATGCTCACGATCTGCCGAAGAAGGTTCGTCAACTCGGTCTGCGCCATGCGCTGTCGGCGAAGGCGAAGGACGGCGGTCTGGTCGTGATCGACAATGCCGAACTGAAGGACGCCAAGACCAAGGCGCTGATCGGTCACTTCTCGGGCCTCGGCCTGACCAGCGCGCTGATCGTCGATGGCACCGAAGTGAACAACGGCTTTGCACAGGCCGCCCGCAACATTCCGCACATCGACGTGCTGCCGATCCAGGGCATCAACGTCTATGACATCCTGCGCCGTCAGAAGCTGGTGCTGACGAAGGCCGCGGTGGACGCGTTGGAGGCGCGCTTCAAATGA
- a CDS encoding 50S ribosomal protein L23, protein MSTQDSRHYDIIVSPVITEKATSASEHNKVVFKVAAKATKPQIKEAIEKLFDVKVKGVNTLVRKGKTKVFRGQFGSQSDTKRAVVTLEEGHRIDVTTGL, encoded by the coding sequence ATGAGCACTCAGGACTCGCGCCACTACGACATCATCGTCTCCCCCGTGATTACGGAAAAGGCGACGTCGGCGTCCGAGCACAACAAGGTTGTGTTCAAGGTTGCCGCGAAGGCGACCAAGCCGCAGATCAAGGAAGCGATTGAGAAGCTGTTCGACGTCAAGGTGAAGGGCGTCAATACGCTGGTCCGCAAGGGCAAGACCAAGGTCTTCCGCGGCCAGTTCGGCTCTCAGTCGGATACCAAGCGCGCTGTCGTGACCCTCGAAGAGGGCCACCGCATCGACGTGACCACCGGACTGTAA